In one window of Eleutherodactylus coqui strain aEleCoq1 chromosome 10, aEleCoq1.hap1, whole genome shotgun sequence DNA:
- the LOC136580840 gene encoding synaptotagmin-like protein 2: MKNSSGTMLDLSFLTDEEYSKLMKVLQRDADLQKKDSDRIRRLQGSLKDEKKKKFVTGEWFLDVKSQRFQEDLQGSDLLRASIRKKRTPTQNIKIGKGGDLKEATYDRSTCVKLESQGQQSAVDDNSDTTTSVPRLQIDSSSDPESSTDYVPEKRILNDHKTIDCMSNEGLPTPETNFPEQGECRSEGSAQNKNSISKPIPLPRNITALEKSPKEESAGLSKIPVKRKTSREASKTDISPKLDHSSIASQKTETFAQSGLSSPETELPKNVKTNTNFEVHSLKEMQGEQEPTLDKDQFISLRKFWEKGAGNSGNASHSHLQQDAEEAKNLNESSAKPTSSVPLQSTPKVNSEERTLPEFAHRLKYFSQRPQVLSSSDDEMIHVVPPRKTSSSSIPRSTYARSKGSSNSRSVSLSESNGTTSHSEDNSGVGRNSKKSKLPVRASSIVKEPKVDPTSSPKDKQPTVTTPELTDSMEEIIVPQSKPEVTESLFSKVQILIDTVSSDEDQGGADNKPKSGDMAEHSPLEAENGQSADDHHEDMATSKSSNVTNARSMVNIYTTTETYNKPNTLSHQLLEPERAKELSRSTPALHSETESDTASEISFNFKRHRKTLSSGSNSSDMASVSSVSNSVLSVYSGDFGSVDAQGTVQFSLDYDEKNREFQIYVSQCKDLAVVDEKKGRSDPYVKTYLLPDKARMGKRKTSVKRKTTNPVYNEVLRYKIEKMVLLIQKLNLSVWHNDPLGRNSFLGELEVDLTSWDWSNTKPNWYTLKPRSLSAMNGVDHLGLMNLSIRYIPPGSVAPKHPASGEVHIWVKDTKDLPQLRPSGVDSFVKCYVLPDTSKKSYQKTRVIKKDSNPVFNHTIVYDGFHTEDLKDACVELTVWDHEKLSNHFLGGVRLGLGTGYSYGIAVDWMDSTQEEVALWQEMMTTPSEWIEGSLPLRSLVGRRKFK, encoded by the exons acgtCTTCAAGGATCACTGaaagatgaaaaaaagaaaaagtttgtgACCGGAGAATGGTTTCTGGATGTCAAGTCTCAACGCTTCCAGGAAGACTTACAAGGCTCTGACTTGCTTAGAGCATCAATACGGAAGAAGCGGACTCCGACTCAAA ATATAAAGATTGGGAAAGGAGGTGATTTGAAAGAAGCAACATACGATCGATCTACATGTGTGAAGCTGGAGTCTCAGGGACAGCAAAG TGCCGTTGATGATAATTCCGATACGACTACAAGTGTACCTCGGCTGCAGATAGATTCATCTTCAGATCCCGAATCATCCACTGATTACGTACCAGAAAAG agaATCCTCAATGACCATAAAACAATAGACTGTATGAGTAATGAAGGCCTACCAACGCCCGAGACAAACTTTCCTGAACAAG GTGAATGTAGAAGCGAGGGCAGTGCACAAAATAAGAATTCAATATCAAAACCTATTCCTCTTCCCAGAAACATAACTGCTCTTGAGAAAAGTCCAAAAGAAGAAAGTGCCGGTCTCAGTAAGATACCAGTCAAAAGAAAAACAAGTAGGGAAGCATCAAAGACTGACATTTCACCAAAATTGGATCATTCAAGCATCGCTTCCCAGAAGACAGAAACATTCGCACAGTCTGGATTATCCTCTCCAGAAACAGAGTTGCCTAAAAATGTCAAAACAAACACAAACTTTGAAGTTCATTCCTTGAAAGAGATGCAAGGAGAGCAAGAGCCCACACTAGACAAAGACCAGTTCATATCCCTAAGGAAATTTTGGGAAAAGGGAGCCGGGAATTCAGGGAATGCCAGTCATAGTCATCTACAGCAAGATGCAGAAGAGGCAAAGAATTTAAACGAGTCTTCTGCAAAGCCAACTTCCTCTGTTCCTCTACAGTCCACCCCAAAAGTGAATAGCGAGGAGAGAACCCTACCCGAGTTTGCACATCGATTGAAGTATTTCTCACAAAGACCTCAAGTTCTATCTTCAAGTGATGATGAAATGATCCATGTGGTTCCACCTCGAAAAACGTCATCCTCTTCGATACCAAGATCAACCTATGCCAGAAGCAAGGGTTCTTCTAATTCTAGAAGCGTCTCCTTATCAGAAAGCAATGGGACAACATCACACAGTGAAGACAATAGTGGAGTTGGCCGCAATTCTAAGAAATCAAAGCTACCAGTTCGAGCTTCTTCAATTGTCAAGGAGCCTAAAGTTGATCCTACCTCTTCTCCGAAAGACAAGCAGCCAACTGTTACTACGCCAGAGCTAACAGACTCAATGGAGGAAATCATTGTTCCACAAAGCAAACCCGAAGTGACAGAGTCGCTTTTCAGCAAAGTTCAGATTCTAATAGATACAGTTTCCTCTGATGAAGACCAAGGAGGCGCAGACAACAAACCCAAGAGTGGAGACATGGCAGAACATTCACCGTTGGAAGCTGAAAAtg GCCAAAGTGCCGACGATCACCATGAAGATATGGCCACGTCAAAGTCTAGCAACGTTACCAACGCAAGAAGCATGGTGAATATTTATACGACGACGGAAA CGTATAACAAGCCGAACACGTTAAGCCACCAACTTCTGGAGCCAGAACGGGCGAAAGAGCTGAGCAGATCCACCCCTGCCCTGCATTCTGAG ACTGAATCGGACACTGCTTCTGAAATAAGCTTCAACTTCAAGAGGCATAGAAAGACCCTTAGCAGTGGCAGCAACTCTTCCGATATGGCATCAGTGTCTTCT GTCAGTAACAGCGTCCTCAGTGTGTACAGCGGTGACTTTGGAAGTGTGGATGCACAAGGAACAGTTCAGTTTTCTCTGGATTATGACGAGAAGAACCGAGAGTTCCAGATATACGTGTCTCAGTGTAAGGACCTGGCTGTGGTAGATGAGAAGAAGGGACGATCAGACCC GTATGTCAAGACTTACCTGCTACCAGATAAGGCAAGGATGGGAAAGAGGAAAACATCAGTCAAAAGAAAGACGACCAATCCGGTTTACAATGAAGTCTTAAGG TACAAAATCGAAAAAATGGTGTTGTTGATTCAGAAACTTAATCTCTCTGTGTGGCACAACGATCCACTCGGCAGGAACAGTTTCCTTGGAGAGCTGGAGGTTGATCTGACCAGCTGGGATTGGAGTAATACGAAGCCTAACTGGTATACCTTGAAACCAAGG AGTCTGTCTGCAATGAATGGTGTGGATCATCTTGGACTTATGAATTTATCAATTAGGTATATTCCACCAGGAAGTGTTG CTCCCAAGCATCCGGCCTCAGGAGAAGTCCATATTTGGGTGAAAGATACTAAAGATTTGCCACAACTTAGACCTTCTGGGGTCGACTCCTTTGTAAAGTG CTATGTATTACCGGATACCAGCAAGAAAAGTTACCAGAAGACGCGTGTCATTAAAAAGGATTCAAACCCAGTATTCAACCACACCATTGTCTATGATGGCTTCCACACTGAGGACCTGAAAGATGCATGTGTGGAGCTGACAGTCTGGGATCATGAAAAACTTAGCAATCATTTCCTTGGGGGAGTAAGACTTGGACTTGGTACAG GTTACAGTTACGGGATTGCCGTCGACTGGATGGACTCGACACAGGAAGAGGTGGCCTTGTGGCAGGAAATGATGACGACTCCCAGCGAATGGATTGAAGGATCCCTCCCCTTAAGATCCTTGGTGGGGAGAAGGAAATTCAAATAA